GTTCTCCCCATGTGTGTGCTGGCCTGACTGATGAGCTGCAAACCCTTGAGCTGATAGTGCTTCCCACCCTCTGCTCCCCAAAAGGCAGGAAGTCACAGCTCCCTGCTTTCAGATGCCACGTGCTCCTTGCCATGAAGCTGACGTCCATGGGTCCCATGGGATATTCTGCATGGGGGCGATGGACCAGCCATGGTAGCCAATGGCCCCATCAACAGGAATCACAGGATTGTGGTCAGTGATGTTTCACACTACTGCAATAGTGACTCCAAAACCAGAAGGTCCAACCCCGGCGTGATCAGGCTCCTGAAGGCACACactattttgttttgctaacaCTGTTTAAAGACAGGGCAGCTCAAATTTGCCCTGAGCTGCTCAGTTGTAACGTGGCACTGTGGGGAAGGGCTGTACAGAAAACCACAGTTGACACTGAAAGCATTTTGCTGAAGCACagcatgagaaaaacaaattactatGGCATAAACGAGGAAATCCATCATCAGtgggaagagaaggagagaaTTGGTTTAAGGATCCACGTACGAGACTGTGACAGTAATCATATAACGGCCCTTTAAATGTCAAGGGGGATGAGCATGGTTTAATAGCAACAGAAATGCTGCCAAGCAGGGCGACATGTAACAAAGCAGACGGATGGATAGATCTACCTATTATCTGCTCcttggaggaaaagaagagggagaTAATTCAGGTTTATGCTTGATCTAGTGTGTAAATCTCAGAGaggtaatgttttcttttatcaaaaaggaaaaaaaaaaagaattagtttgttttcagagctgtcccTGCCATCAGCCAGACAGCACAGGTTCAGCTGTATAAATGAGATACATAACATTAAAGCTGGCTACATCCCTGGCAGTATCACAccaaggaaaaatgaaagcatgggGGTGTGTGGCAGCCTATCAGTTGCTGCTGGGCATCTGCATGGCCCTGTGGCTCCTGTCAGCAGTGCTGCAACAAAGAGGAGAGACAAAAATGGGTGTGTAAGGGAAGGGGGACACAGCAAACGTGTGCAGCAGGTGCACCGTTTGCAGCATTGATCatgaaatgcttttgctttcaggcTCTGCATGCACATGCCCCTGTGCCACCCTGATGTGCTGCTCCAGAGGGAAGGATCTGTCTGTTTGGAGCAGGCTGTCCAGCTGCTTCCTGCACCTCCCTGCCAGGGTGGTGTTAAACAAGGTTGTGAGGCCCCTCTGATTCAGTTGGAAAAGCTCATCTTTTGTGAGGGTGCCCAGGGTGCCTGCACAGCCTCGCTGGCTCATCCAGCCCTGCAAGGAGCCTCATGTGGCCACTGCACATGACGTTCCAGGGTCCAGCCCTGGGCAGACTGCCTGCAGGGCTCTTCCACCATGCTCTGGATGCCTTCTGACACCATAAAAAGGATTTCACTGCGATCATATGGGAAAAACCCACTGAGCATTACCACATCCAACATTAAACCAGCAACATAGGAAAACCTGGGCTGTGTTGGGAGAGGGGAATATCCCTCGCCTTGTGACCACTGGTCAAGGGGCAGAAGGAAAGGGCTTTGTACCCTGAAAAGCGCAGAAGCGCATTTTGCAAAGTAAACTCCTTGAATCTGTGAGTCCTTATGTTTTCATTCATCCCTTTGCATCACAATTCCGTGTACAAAATGGGGATCACGACCTCTGATTTCATAGGGACTGGAAAGCCATTCCTTGGTATTTGTAAAACACTCCGTCTGTATATTTACAAAAGCCAGAAGAAACATCACAAGAAAATGAACAGTTTAGTATTCTGAGCAGGCTCTGAGCAGCATGCAGACCTCATGGCTTGGGCTGCACACTGACTAATGAGAAACCAGAGTATTGAATTACCTGCTCAGCATGCGGGGTGATGGGGGCTGATCTGCCCTCGCACAGTGTGGGGCTGAGCTCGTGGGACAACAAGTTGTCACCGTGTCATTCAAGCCCCTTGTTTGAATGTGCCTGCACCAAGAGGCCACACGATGGTTTCATGGGCAACCTGAAAGCCAGCGTTTGCTAGCGGTGGTTGGCTTGGCTTTAccagctgctcttcctgccCAGGTTTTGCATGTATGATTTAGATCTGtatgcatattttataaaaGGTCTGCTAAAATGCGttattgcagaaataaaacaatgtgCTTATTCATTTTTAATCAGGGAGAAAGCTACTGCATGTGCGTtgtggtgtttttcttctgttgggCTATTCACACTGAAATGTCTTGGAGGGAAATTTGTGATTAAATTACATGAGTAAGATACCTTTATTCACGCTGAAAAGCCTCTCACGCTTCACCAGGAGCGGAGCTGTCAGAGCCACTGGAAGAGACGCACAATTCAACGTAAACAGGCAGCCTCAAAAACCATCAACCGGGAATTCGATCTAAATACTGATTTACTCCGTATTAATGCCAGTGCGCTGCCAACACCGGCCCAGAGCCGCCTCCGGCCCCGCCATGTGCTGCGGTTGTGCCCCTCTGGGGAACCAAAACCCGCAGCCACCGGGCCGGCCCCCGAGCGGGCCGGGGTCACAGCTGCCTCCCCCGAGCCCCTCCGCCGAGTTCCCGGCTCTCGCCCCGCCAGTTTCGGGGGAAGGGCCGGACTGTGGGGCCCGGCCCTGCTGCGGCCCCGGGGCCAGGCACGGCTGCGGGGGAGGGCACGGCGCCTTACCGCCAGAGGCAGCGTGCAAGGCCCAGCGCCCCGGGATGGCTCTGCCCTGCGTCCCGGACACTCGCCACCCGGCTGCCCGCCCCCGAGCCTGGCCCGGGGCCCGCCGGTTGCCATAACGACGACCGGGGCCAGGCTGGCCCTTTAAGGCGGTGCTTGGAGGACTGCGGGAGGCCGGAAGTGCTCTGCGAGGCGTTCTGGCCCGCGCGTCACCTCGGTGGTTTCTGTGGCCGTTGCGCTTCCGGCTGCGCCGGGCCTCGTGgtcgggccgggccgggggagcTGGGGCGCAGCGGGGGCTGAGGGACAGGGTATAGGGCTGGGCGTGTATTGTGGGGTGTAGTGGGGCCGGGGGACGATGCGGGGCagtgggggctggggaggggggtacggggggctgtgggggggcCAAAGGGGGTTTGGGATCCAGTGTGGGGGTTCGTGAGGGCCTGAGGGGCGGGCTGTAGTGTTgcggtgggggctgggggcagggagggggggcggTAGGAGAGCTGGGGCGCTGTGCGGGGCACAGACCCGCCGGGCGGTTCCTCCATGCGGGAGGGGTTGGAGCCCGCACCGGGGGGCAGTCCCATGGAGCGGGGGAGCGGGGGAAGAGCCGAGCTGGGTCCAAGGGCTGGAAGGGCCGGGGGGGGTGcgtggctggggcagggggggctcagGGTGCGAAAAGCACAGGGGCCAGGACTATGGTTTTTCCTTAATGTTTTCGAATATCCGCAGGTTTGTGTCCCGTGGAGGGTTTCCGGGGAGGGCTCTGCCCCAGCGGAGCCGCAGCCCCGACGGTGACACTGGTGGTTATGGCGGCACTAGCTCCGTTGGTGAGGTGAGAACCGGGTGAGCCCAGTGCCACACTCCTGGGTGGGGGGCACCAGGGGGCTGCCGGCGCTGCAGCcagcgcagggctggggaagggctgctgGGTGGTGGGGCCAGCGGGCCCAGCCTTGTACCAGTCAGCCTCACCCGTGCCCGAGATCAGCTCCCAGGTGGGCTCCATGCTGGGGCTTATCTTGTGCAGTAACAGGTGTGAGCATTCATGCAGCATTTTGATGGTCATGTATGATACTGCATA
This genomic interval from Falco peregrinus isolate bFalPer1 chromosome 2, bFalPer1.pri, whole genome shotgun sequence contains the following:
- the LOC114010971 gene encoding alpha-protein kinase 3-like, giving the protein MCCGCAPLGNQNPQPPGRPPSGPGSQLPPPSPSAEFPALAPPVSGEGPDCGAWRTAGGRKCSARRSGPRVTSVVSVAVALPAAPGLVVGPGRGSWGAAGAEGQGLCPVEGFRGGLCPSGAAAPTVTLVVMAALAPLVRCLDQKIVLQDGESAALAVWLIPVRSF